The following proteins are co-located in the Osmia lignaria lignaria isolate PbOS001 chromosome 12, iyOsmLign1, whole genome shotgun sequence genome:
- the IFT54 gene encoding intraflagellar transport 54 isoform X1: MAEDVKPEVIKKTQDLLGKYFKKPPLTEKLLKKPPFRFLHDIVLAVINESGFLDGLFTEEELNSENIKNKEAKLAFLTKLIDVVKLATGINLTVRANKIVSGQEPTKTNELLQAIGKALDKKISSKEAIERYKKSISKGKSTSKSKLSARKEERSKDGSHKKISTDKEKSTEQRKKVSSTNNIAEIERKNESHESQTNTEIKTQAEPSQNKVPSSAHKRKSSSAKLKQKVSAVSSSETITSQTNRDKKMEESKKLKESENQTKQIMQDENSKSQDQTPHMVDTVHSEFKFTDNNENNKVDENTKPVEYKENEMRNNEAPLQSSGKSDHIAPEVQKSQLENIDVSNLETNSRPKTSLRPPSSRPISARPAAPRIRGKAELSINEEILTPMGTISVIVENADTREDDAEDMVVMETKGSKGDSLENNIYKANDQLTQEHGHLVAQILETQKELVNNENVDVIPRKTNIAWDTSSKRDVITKEIDKLRNTIQSLTRATNPLGKLLDYFQEDVEIMQKELLDWRNQYQEVNEQLKIEKIKTQELIEPMRETLKEIEYNMKTHLDKICQAKLQIIKNDQRIQTLLNGNV; this comes from the exons aTGGCAGAGGACGTGAAGCCGGAAGTGATTAAAAAAACGCAAGATTTACTTggaaagtattttaaaaaacCACCCCTCACAGAGAAATTACTGAAGAAACCACCGTTTCGATTTCTTCATGATATTGTTTTAGCT GTCATCAATGAATCTGGTTTCTTGGATGGTTTATTCACAGAAGAAGAGTTGAATTCTGAGAACATAAAAAACAAAGAGGCAAAACTTGCTTTTTTAACAAAGTTAATTGATGTTGTCA AATTAGCTACTGGTATTAATCTAACTGTAAGAGCTAATAAGATAGTCTCTGGTCAGGAACCAACTAAAACAAATGAGTTACTACAGGCAATTGGAAAAGCTTTAGATAAAAAG ATAAGCAGCAAAGAAGCTATCGAACGATATAAAAAAAGTATATCGAAAGGTAAATCTACTTCAAAAAGTAAATTATCTgcaagaaaagaggaaagatcAAAAGATGGGTcacataaaaaaatttcaacagataaagaaaaatctacagaacaaagaaaaaaagtttccagTACAAATAACATAGCAGAAATAGAACGTAAAAATGAAAGCCATGAATCTCAAACAAATACTGAAATTAAAACACAAGCTGAG CCATCTCAGAATAAAGTTCCTTCATCTGCACATAAAAGAAAGTCTTCATCTGCTAAACTCAAACAAAAAGTATCTGCTGTGTCTTCATCTGAAACAATAACTTCTCAAACAAACAGAGATAAAAAGATGGAGGAAAGTAAAAAACTAAAAGAATCTGAAAATCAAACAAAGCAAATAATGCAGGATGAAAATAGTAAATCCCAGGATCAGACACCACATATGGTAGATACTGTCCATtcagaatttaaatttacagaTAATAATGAGAACAATAAAGTAGATGAGAATACGAAGCCAGTAgaatataaagaaaatgaaatgagaAATAATGAAGCTCCTCTTCAAAGCAGTGGAAAATCGGATCACATAGCTCCAGAAGTTCAAAAATCTCAGTTAGAAAATATCGATGTTAG taatttagaaacaaattcTAGGCCAAAAACTTCGTTACGTCCACCTTCCTCAAGGCCAATTAGTGCTAGACCTGCAGCACCCAGAATAAGAGGAAAGGCAGAGTTATCTATTAATGAAGAAATACT aacACCAATGGGAACTATTAGTGTCATTGTGGAAAATGCTGATACTAGGGAGGATGACGCTgaagatatggtagtaatggaAACAAAAGGAAGCAAAGGTGATTCCTTagaaaacaatatttataaagCTAATGATCAATTAACACAAGAACATGGACATCTCGTTGCTCAAATATTAGAAACGCAAAAAGAATTGGTTAACAATGAAAACGTTGATGTCATACCAAGAAAGACAAATATT GCATGGGATACAAGTTCGAAACGTGAcgtaattacaaaagaaattgACAAATTGCGTAATACAATACAATCTTTAACGCGCGCAACAAATCCGCTTGGGAAATTGTTAGATTATTTTcag GAAGATGTAGAAATTATGCAGAAAGAATTATTAGACTGGAGAAATCAGTATCAAGAAGTAAATGAACagctaaaaatagaaaaaat AAAAACACAAGAATTGATAGAACCTATGAGGGAAACGTTGAAAGAAATAGAGTACAATATGAAGACACATCTTGACAAAATATGTCAAGCAAAgttacaaattataaaaaatgatcAACGAATACAAACCTTATTAAATGGTAATGTCTAA
- the IFT54 gene encoding intraflagellar transport 54 isoform X2, protein MAEDVKPEVIKKTQDLLGKYFKKPPLTEKLLKKPPFRFLHDIVLAVINESGFLDGLFTEEELNSENIKNKEAKLAFLTKLIDVVKLATGINLTVRANKIVSGQEPTKTNELLQAIGKALDKKISSKEAIERYKKSISKGKSTSKSKLSARKEERSKDGSHKKISTDKEKSTEQRKKVSSTNNIAEIERKNESHESQTNTEIKTQAEPSQNKVPSSAHKRKSSSAKLKQKVSAVSSSETITSQTNRDKKMEESKKLKESENQTKQIMQDENSKSQDQTPHMVDTVHSEFKFTDNNENNKVDENTKPVEYKENEMRNNEAPLQSSGKSDHIAPEVQKSQLENIDVSNLETNSRPKTSLRPPSSRPISARPAAPRIRGKAELSINEEILTPMGTISVIVENADTREDDAEDMVVMETKGSKGDSLENNIYKANDQLTQEHGHLVAQILETQKELVNNENVDVIPRKTNIAWDTSSKRDVITKEIDKLRNTIQSLTRATNPLGKLLDYFQKY, encoded by the exons aTGGCAGAGGACGTGAAGCCGGAAGTGATTAAAAAAACGCAAGATTTACTTggaaagtattttaaaaaacCACCCCTCACAGAGAAATTACTGAAGAAACCACCGTTTCGATTTCTTCATGATATTGTTTTAGCT GTCATCAATGAATCTGGTTTCTTGGATGGTTTATTCACAGAAGAAGAGTTGAATTCTGAGAACATAAAAAACAAAGAGGCAAAACTTGCTTTTTTAACAAAGTTAATTGATGTTGTCA AATTAGCTACTGGTATTAATCTAACTGTAAGAGCTAATAAGATAGTCTCTGGTCAGGAACCAACTAAAACAAATGAGTTACTACAGGCAATTGGAAAAGCTTTAGATAAAAAG ATAAGCAGCAAAGAAGCTATCGAACGATATAAAAAAAGTATATCGAAAGGTAAATCTACTTCAAAAAGTAAATTATCTgcaagaaaagaggaaagatcAAAAGATGGGTcacataaaaaaatttcaacagataaagaaaaatctacagaacaaagaaaaaaagtttccagTACAAATAACATAGCAGAAATAGAACGTAAAAATGAAAGCCATGAATCTCAAACAAATACTGAAATTAAAACACAAGCTGAG CCATCTCAGAATAAAGTTCCTTCATCTGCACATAAAAGAAAGTCTTCATCTGCTAAACTCAAACAAAAAGTATCTGCTGTGTCTTCATCTGAAACAATAACTTCTCAAACAAACAGAGATAAAAAGATGGAGGAAAGTAAAAAACTAAAAGAATCTGAAAATCAAACAAAGCAAATAATGCAGGATGAAAATAGTAAATCCCAGGATCAGACACCACATATGGTAGATACTGTCCATtcagaatttaaatttacagaTAATAATGAGAACAATAAAGTAGATGAGAATACGAAGCCAGTAgaatataaagaaaatgaaatgagaAATAATGAAGCTCCTCTTCAAAGCAGTGGAAAATCGGATCACATAGCTCCAGAAGTTCAAAAATCTCAGTTAGAAAATATCGATGTTAG taatttagaaacaaattcTAGGCCAAAAACTTCGTTACGTCCACCTTCCTCAAGGCCAATTAGTGCTAGACCTGCAGCACCCAGAATAAGAGGAAAGGCAGAGTTATCTATTAATGAAGAAATACT aacACCAATGGGAACTATTAGTGTCATTGTGGAAAATGCTGATACTAGGGAGGATGACGCTgaagatatggtagtaatggaAACAAAAGGAAGCAAAGGTGATTCCTTagaaaacaatatttataaagCTAATGATCAATTAACACAAGAACATGGACATCTCGTTGCTCAAATATTAGAAACGCAAAAAGAATTGGTTAACAATGAAAACGTTGATGTCATACCAAGAAAGACAAATATT GCATGGGATACAAGTTCGAAACGTGAcgtaattacaaaagaaattgACAAATTGCGTAATACAATACAATCTTTAACGCGCGCAACAAATCCGCTTGGGAAATTGTTAGATTATTTTcag aaatattaa